The following are from one region of the Sorghum bicolor cultivar BTx623 chromosome 2, Sorghum_bicolor_NCBIv3, whole genome shotgun sequence genome:
- the LOC8062604 gene encoding alpha-soluble NSF attachment protein, which produces MGDHVARCDDFEKKAEEKLSGWGLFSSKYEDTANLFDKAANSFKLAKNWSKLQRGKTEAAGLKQLGTCLSLERHYALRHVLVLQV; this is translated from the exons ATGGGTGATCACGTGGCGCGCTGTGACGACTTcgagaagaaggcggaggagaagCTCTCGGGCTGGGGCCTCTTCAGCTCCAAGTACGAGGACACCGCCAACCTCTTCGACAAAGCTGCGAACTCATTCAAGCTCGCCAAGAACT GGTCTAAACTTCAGAGAGGGAAAACTGAAGCAGCTGGACTGAAGCAGTTGGGTACTTGCTTATCACTAGAACGCCATTATGCCCTTAGACATGTGTTGGTGCTGCAGGTTTAA